The proteins below are encoded in one region of Patescibacteria group bacterium:
- the mraZ gene encoding division/cell wall cluster transcriptional repressor MraZ — MFIGEYHYNIDEKARLAVPVKFRDAFSKGAVVTRGIDACLFLYPKKEWDSLAQKIAQLPLAQSNNRTFSRLMLAGAMDADLDKQGRIILPDYLRRYATINKKVVVAGLYNRLEIWDENKWEEYKSKSEGDSAEIAEALADLGV; from the coding sequence ATGTTTATTGGCGAATACCATTATAATATAGACGAAAAAGCCAGGTTAGCCGTTCCGGTCAAATTTAGAGATGCTTTTAGTAAGGGAGCAGTGGTGACCCGCGGTATAGATGCCTGTCTTTTTTTATATCCCAAAAAAGAATGGGATTCGCTGGCGCAGAAGATTGCCCAATTGCCTCTGGCGCAGTCTAATAATAGAACTTTTTCAAGATTGATGTTGGCCGGAGCCATGGATGCCGACCTAGATAAACAGGGGAGAATAATTTTGCCGGATTATTTACGACGTTATGCCACGATAAATAAAAAAGTGGTCGTGGCTGGTTTATATAATCGACTAGAAATTTGGGACGAAAATAAATGGGAAGAATACAAATCAAAGAGCGAAGGCGACAGCGCTGAAATTGCCGAAGCCCTGGCCGATCTCGGGGTCTAA
- a CDS encoding GerMN domain-containing protein, with the protein MKNKKLLFSLFILGLAILLFIVVRIFSGSEDAWLCQNGQWVKHGAPSTLMPTTPCPGQIPPPIESEIIVTSPQPNAIISSPLLLEGQAKGTWFFEASFPVKLYDANGNLLAQMPVQATEDWMTEDFVHFKGEMTFDQGLATTGKLIFQNDNPSGLPQNRKSFEVPVQFPPATEAMTVKVYFNNDKLDPQVSCNKVFVVDRQVPKTEAVARAAISELLKGPTAVERTQGYYTSINPGVEIQSLTIENGVAKIDFNEQIQNQVGGSCRVAAIRSEITETLKQFSTVKSVIISVNGDSETSLQP; encoded by the coding sequence ATGAAAAATAAAAAATTATTATTCTCATTATTTATCCTTGGTTTAGCTATTTTACTATTTATAGTGGTCAGAATATTTAGTGGGTCTGAAGATGCTTGGCTTTGCCAAAATGGCCAATGGGTTAAACATGGGGCGCCTTCAACACTTATGCCGACTACGCCTTGCCCTGGCCAAATCCCACCGCCAATTGAAAGCGAGATTATCGTTACTTCGCCGCAGCCCAATGCTATCATCAGCAGTCCGTTGTTGCTTGAAGGCCAAGCCAAGGGCACGTGGTTTTTTGAGGCCAGCTTTCCGGTGAAATTATATGACGCAAACGGAAATCTGTTGGCTCAGATGCCAGTTCAAGCCACCGAAGACTGGATGACGGAAGATTTTGTTCATTTTAAAGGTGAAATGACTTTTGATCAGGGCCTGGCCACTACTGGCAAATTAATTTTTCAAAACGACAATCCTTCCGGATTGCCCCAGAATCGAAAGAGCTTTGAGGTGCCGGTACAATTTCCGCCCGCGACCGAAGCAATGACCGTGAAAGTTTATTTTAATAATGACAAATTAGATCCGCAGGTTTCTTGTAATAAAGTTTTTGTCGTTGACAGGCAAGTTCCCAAAACCGAAGCTGTAGCCAGGGCGGCTATTAGTGAATTATTGAAGGGGCCGACCGCAGTTGAGCGTACGCAAGGATATTATACTAGCATTAATCCGGGAGTAGAAATTCAAAGTCTGACAATCGAAAATGGTGTAGCTAAAATTGATTTCAATGAGCAGATACAAAATCAGGTCGGCGGCTCTTGCCGAGTGGCGGCCATCAGATCGGAAATTACCGAAACTCTAAAACAATTTTCGACGGTAAAGAGCGTGATTATTTCCGTTAATGGCGATTCAGAGACTTCTTTACAGCCTTAA
- a CDS encoding penicillin-binding protein 2, which yields MKNNRLWALIIIILIAGGIIVIRLFSLQILKYSYYKKQAEATRSVERIIDAERGDIKDISGQPLAVNLKSYSLCAVPANVQNPEDTVGALAPFLDIKSKDSAEYKDLVKTLSYKNDFYKILKKDISEEEARGIKELALPGIFIEDGYKRYYSEKNTFSHVVGFLGVKDDKLSGQYGIEEYLNNELAGEAGLLAGEKTPSGSLILDSEKIIKKPTRGVNVVLTIDRSIQYITCKALAEGVKRAQAAGGSAVIIEPVTGKILALCNYPDFDPNNYNQVKNYSTFFNSAVAEAYEPGSVFKIITMAAALDSGKVAPETTYVDTGFEKIAGYTIKNSDLKAHGVMTMTNVLEKSLNTGAIFAARQTGLGMFRTYVKNFGLASLTGIEQPGEALGDISNLNKSGEIYLATASFGQGISITPVQMAAAVGAIANQGKLMKPYLIDKIVKSDGTTMVNESKFIRQVISPATATTLTAMMVSALENGYGKLARTPGYWTAGKTGTAQVANPNGGYSMETIHSFVGFVPHDNPIMVGVIKIDRPKIGNFAESTAAPIFGQIAPYVLKYYNVQPNKQ from the coding sequence ATGAAGAATAACCGTTTATGGGCGTTGATTATAATAATTCTAATTGCCGGGGGCATCATCGTCATTCGGCTATTTTCTTTACAGATATTAAAATACAGTTATTACAAAAAACAGGCCGAAGCTACGCGCAGCGTTGAAAGAATTATTGATGCCGAACGAGGTGATATTAAAGACATAAGTGGACAGCCGTTGGCGGTTAATTTAAAATCATATTCGCTTTGTGCGGTTCCGGCCAATGTTCAAAATCCAGAAGATACTGTTGGGGCGCTTGCGCCCTTTTTGGATATTAAGTCAAAGGACAGCGCTGAATATAAGGATTTGGTAAAAACACTATCATATAAAAATGATTTTTATAAAATTTTAAAAAAAGATATTAGCGAGGAAGAGGCGCGGGGGATAAAAGAGTTGGCTCTGCCCGGAATATTTATTGAGGATGGTTATAAAAGATATTATTCGGAAAAAAATACTTTTAGTCATGTCGTCGGGTTTTTGGGAGTTAAGGACGATAAACTGTCCGGACAATACGGCATTGAAGAATATTTAAACAATGAACTAGCTGGCGAAGCCGGACTATTAGCTGGCGAAAAAACTCCGTCTGGAAGTTTAATTTTGGATTCGGAGAAAATTATAAAAAAACCGACACGCGGCGTTAACGTTGTTCTAACCATTGATCGATCTATACAATATATCACCTGTAAAGCATTGGCCGAAGGAGTTAAAAGGGCGCAGGCAGCCGGCGGTTCGGCAGTTATTATAGAGCCGGTAACGGGTAAAATTTTGGCATTATGCAATTATCCTGATTTTGATCCTAATAATTATAATCAGGTAAAAAATTACAGCACCTTTTTCAATTCTGCGGTGGCTGAGGCATATGAGCCTGGTTCTGTGTTTAAAATAATTACTATGGCCGCTGCTCTTGATTCTGGAAAGGTGGCTCCGGAAACAACTTATGTTGATACAGGATTCGAAAAAATCGCCGGTTATACCATTAAAAATTCCGATTTAAAAGCGCATGGAGTCATGACCATGACCAATGTTTTGGAAAAATCATTAAATACCGGCGCTATTTTTGCCGCCAGGCAAACAGGACTGGGAATGTTTCGCACTTACGTTAAGAATTTTGGACTTGCCAGCTTAACCGGTATTGAGCAGCCGGGCGAAGCTTTAGGAGATATTTCCAATTTAAACAAATCAGGTGAAATTTATTTAGCTACTGCTTCTTTTGGGCAGGGCATTTCAATTACGCCCGTCCAAATGGCCGCGGCAGTCGGCGCCATCGCCAATCAAGGCAAATTAATGAAACCGTATTTAATTGATAAAATTGTCAAAAGTGATGGCACGACCATGGTTAATGAATCAAAATTTATTCGCCAAGTTATTTCGCCGGCCACGGCTACAACATTAACCGCTATGATGGTTTCGGCATTAGAAAATGGTTATGGTAAGTTGGCGAGAACGCCGGGTTATTGGACCGCCGGTAAGACCGGTACGGCCCAAGTTGCTAATCCTAACGGCGGTTATTCAATGGAGACGATTCATAGTTTTGTCGGTTTTGTGCCGCACGATAATCCTATTATGGTCGGAGTAATTAAAATAGATAGACCAAAGATCGGGAATTTTGCTGAATCGACTGCGGCGCCGATATTTGGCCAAATTGCACCATATGTGTTAAAATATTATAATGTCCAGCCAAACAAACAATAA
- the rsmH gene encoding 16S rRNA (cytosine(1402)-N(4))-methyltransferase RsmH has protein sequence MHTPVLLNEVLNGLSPRPNDNFIDCTLGGGGHALEILRQTAPLGKLLGIDFSMEAISEMKVKIDKNLNDRLILVNDNFVNLESIARKNKFLKVRGILFDLGLSTDLIENRGRGISFQKNEILDMRFNPLKQNLTALEILNQWPEQDLAEIFEEFGEERFAHQIARGIVVQRRQKRIKTTVDLAEAIKKILGPKFHIKSLARIFQALRIAVNHELEYLSSALPQAVDLLAPGGRLAVISFHSLEDRIVKNFYKNNLNLNIITKKPITSTQEELRQNKRARSAKLRIAEKN, from the coding sequence ATGCACACCCCAGTTCTTTTAAATGAGGTGTTAAACGGTCTCAGTCCGAGACCGAATGATAATTTCATTGATTGTACGTTGGGCGGCGGCGGCCATGCCCTGGAAATATTGAGGCAGACCGCCCCGCTAGGAAAATTATTGGGAATAGACTTTTCGATGGAAGCTATTTCAGAAATGAAAGTCAAAATAGACAAAAATTTAAACGATAGATTGATTTTAGTGAACGACAATTTTGTTAATCTAGAATCAATTGCCAGAAAAAATAAATTTTTGAAAGTCAGGGGGATTTTGTTTGACCTTGGGCTTTCGACTGATTTGATAGAAAACAGGGGCAGGGGAATTAGTTTTCAGAAGAACGAAATATTAGACATGCGCTTTAATCCGTTAAAACAAAATTTAACGGCTTTAGAAATTTTAAATCAATGGCCCGAACAAGATTTGGCGGAAATTTTTGAAGAATTTGGCGAAGAAAGATTCGCTCATCAAATTGCTCGCGGCATTGTTGTCCAGCGCCGCCAGAAAAGAATCAAAACAACCGTCGATTTAGCCGAAGCGATTAAAAAAATTTTAGGGCCAAAATTTCACATTAAGTCGTTGGCCAGGATTTTTCAGGCCTTGCGCATTGCCGTTAACCATGAATTGGAATATTTATCTTCTGCTTTGCCTCAAGCCGTTGATCTGTTGGCTCCGGGTGGCCGGCTGGCCGTAATTTCTTTCCACTCTTTAGAGGATCGTATCGTTAAGAATTTTTATAAAAATAACTTAAATTTAAACATAATTACAAAAAAACCGATAACGTCAACTCAAGAAGAATTAAGACAGAATAAACGGGCCAGAAGTGCAAAACTAAGAATCGCCGAAAAGAATTAG
- a CDS encoding UDP-N-acetylmuramoyl-tripeptide--D-alanyl-D-alanine ligase, translating to MKKILHKILRFFAKKVLNKYQPIIIGITGSVGKSATKEAVYYVLKNFRRVRRSLKNYNNEIGVPLTILGRMSPGKNLAGWLRVFWLAFGSIWYKERSYPEILILEMAADHPGDIKYLTNFAPCQIGVLTAIGPSHLEYFKNIDNVIKEKQEIVTNLKRSGWAVLNIDDPNIAKIKEKVDNKLITYGTSAEANVQAVEINLDYEISETGKIKINGLRFKVKYHGSIVPVFLPQTISLANVYTALAAIAVGMTFDFNLVEASDSLKQFASLPGRMKPIDGKSETLVIDDTYNSSPNAVLSALKSIKQIKLKECGRKWIVLADMLELGKDSTEQHRLVGEAVAKDKLDHLITFGEGAKNIALGAREAGMPEQKIKSFDDKRELIKFLNESIQPGDLILVKGSQGMRMEQVVKELMLQGQAAKHLLVRQGDEWGRIN from the coding sequence ATGAAAAAAATACTTCATAAAATTTTACGTTTTTTTGCCAAAAAGGTATTAAATAAATACCAGCCGATTATAATCGGCATAACTGGCAGCGTCGGCAAGTCGGCTACGAAAGAAGCTGTTTATTATGTTTTAAAAAATTTTCGCCGGGTTCGCCGCAGTTTAAAAAATTATAACAATGAGATTGGTGTGCCCTTAACAATTTTGGGCCGCATGTCACCTGGTAAAAATTTAGCCGGTTGGCTTAGGGTTTTTTGGCTAGCTTTTGGCTCTATTTGGTATAAGGAGCGGTCTTATCCGGAAATTTTAATTTTAGAAATGGCCGCTGATCACCCCGGCGATATTAAATATTTAACTAATTTTGCGCCATGCCAAATAGGCGTTTTAACTGCCATTGGGCCGAGCCATTTAGAATATTTTAAAAATATAGATAACGTCATTAAAGAAAAACAAGAAATTGTGACAAATTTAAAAAGGAGTGGTTGGGCGGTATTAAACATTGACGATCCCAATATTGCCAAAATTAAAGAGAAAGTAGACAATAAACTGATTACTTATGGAACCAGCGCCGAGGCTAACGTACAGGCGGTAGAAATTAATTTAGATTATGAAATAAGTGAAACCGGGAAAATTAAAATAAACGGGTTGCGTTTTAAAGTAAAATATCATGGCAGTATCGTACCTGTATTTTTGCCGCAAACAATATCTCTGGCAAACGTTTATACTGCTTTAGCTGCCATTGCCGTAGGCATGACCTTTGATTTTAATTTAGTTGAGGCCTCTGATAGTTTAAAGCAATTTGCGTCTTTGCCCGGTAGAATGAAACCGATAGACGGGAAAAGTGAAACATTGGTTATAGATGATACTTATAATTCTTCACCCAATGCGGTTTTGTCAGCGCTTAAATCAATAAAACAGATTAAATTAAAAGAGTGCGGAAGAAAATGGATAGTATTGGCGGACATGTTAGAACTGGGTAAAGATTCGACTGAACAGCATCGGCTGGTAGGCGAGGCTGTCGCCAAAGATAAATTAGACCATTTAATAACATTTGGCGAAGGAGCAAAAAATATAGCACTTGGTGCTCGTGAAGCAGGAATGCCAGAACAAAAGATAAAATCTTTCGATGACAAGCGGGAATTGATAAAGTTTTTAAACGAATCAATTCAGCCGGGAGATCTAATTTTAGTTAAAGGCTCTCAGGGTATGAGAATGGAGCAAGTAGTAAAAGAGTTAATGTTACAAGGCCAAGCGGCTAAACATCTACTGGTTAGGCAGGGCGATGAATGGGGAAGAATAAATTAG
- a CDS encoding acetate/propionate family kinase, translating to MKQVLVFNSGSTSLKYKIFSIGKDNALKVVKVVKEGNFKGLREDRGTSHDAAIRSLLRSLGNLTDIAAIGHRVVHGGNEFVAPTKIDQLNLRLLEKYNRLAPLHNPYNLMGIKSCLVYFSNIPNVAVFDTAFFKTLPLKAKIYPIPFEYYQKFGIERFGFHGISHQYLVDTVAAKLKKPVAKLNLITCHLGGGCSVAAIKNGQPIDISLGYTPMEGLVMTTRPGDLDPGVILEIQEILIKNNPKNKESEHLLFETNNILNKESGIKGLFGSDHYLKLLKVKDKSPRAKLAFDIFIYRLEKYISAYWGILNKVDAIVFSGGIGSGKPATRRAVVKDLKFLNKTKILVIKTDEELAIAKECLKFIKF from the coding sequence ATGAAGCAGGTTTTAGTCTTTAATTCAGGTAGTACATCCCTAAAATATAAAATTTTTAGCATTGGAAAAGATAATGCTCTTAAAGTAGTTAAAGTAGTTAAAGAAGGTAACTTTAAGGGTCTGCGCGAAGACAGGGGAACGAGCCATGATGCGGCTATTCGATCGCTGCTTAGATCGCTCGGCAACTTGACCGATATCGCGGCTATTGGCCACCGCGTTGTGCATGGCGGCAATGAATTTGTCGCACCGACCAAAATCGATCAATTGAATTTGCGATTGTTAGAAAAATATAATCGCTTAGCGCCGCTACACAATCCGTACAACTTAATGGGCATTAAAAGTTGTTTAGTATACTTCAGCAATATCCCCAACGTTGCGGTTTTTGATACGGCGTTTTTTAAAACCCTGCCTCTTAAAGCGAAAATTTATCCGATCCCTTTCGAATATTATCAAAAATTCGGTATTGAACGTTTTGGTTTCCACGGCATTTCCCATCAATATTTAGTTGATACCGTTGCAGCTAAACTAAAAAAACCGGTGGCCAAACTTAATTTAATTACCTGTCATCTGGGCGGCGGTTGCAGCGTGGCGGCTATTAAAAATGGCCAGCCCATTGATATTAGTTTGGGCTATACGCCGATGGAGGGCTTGGTGATGACGACCAGGCCGGGGGATTTAGATCCAGGGGTAATTTTAGAAATCCAAGAAATTTTGATTAAAAATAATCCTAAAAACAAAGAGTCAGAACATCTTTTATTTGAGACGAATAATATTTTAAACAAAGAGTCGGGCATTAAAGGATTGTTTGGCAGCGATCATTATTTGAAATTATTAAAAGTTAAAGATAAAAGCCCTCGAGCAAAATTAGCTTTTGATATTTTTATTTATCGTTTAGAAAAATACATTAGCGCTTATTGGGGAATATTAAATAAAGTTGACGCGATTGTTTTTAGCGGAGGAATCGGTTCGGGCAAACCGGCGACGAGACGGGCCGTTGTGAAAGATTTAAAATTTTTAAATAAGACAAAAATATTGGTCATTAAAACAGACGAAGAATTAGCCATTGCTAAAGAATGTTTAAAGTTTATTAAATTTTAG
- a CDS encoding aromatic amino acid transport family protein: protein MNKTKGFFEATAILIGTIIGSGIFAIPYVIMKAGLLIGVFYFILLGLMILTMHLVYGEIVLRTSSTHRIVGYGEKYLGKSGRNILFVAALVNLLMSNLVYLILGGNFLSSIFGDIGNNLFYVFLFWALLSLGVIYDWKKVSFLDLIMTVSLLLAIVIVAVFGFMHFRAANITLVNWQYVFLPWGVIFYSIAGASAVPELKEILDKNKKGIKKAIILGTVLPIIFYFVFSLGIVGASGAKTSPEGIMGMKGIFSQTIVDLAAILGILCVATSYLVMGITLKKIFIYDLKITKAVSLLLVCLIPIALFLLGMQNFIWILSFLGLWLGAGEGILLLTMHRRAKAAGDRKPEYSLNLPTYVYYLIGSLFIIAPILTIIFVQYK, encoded by the coding sequence ATGAATAAGACGAAAGGTTTTTTCGAAGCAACCGCAATTCTTATTGGCACCATTATCGGGTCAGGAATTTTTGCCATACCATATGTCATTATGAAGGCCGGCTTATTAATCGGCGTTTTTTATTTTATTCTTTTAGGCCTAATGATTCTGACTATGCACTTGGTTTACGGAGAAATTGTCCTAAGAACATCATCTACGCACAGAATAGTCGGTTACGGCGAAAAATATTTAGGCAAATCGGGCAGAAATATTTTATTTGTCGCCGCCCTAGTAAACCTCTTGATGTCTAATTTGGTTTATTTGATTTTGGGCGGTAATTTTTTGTCGTCTATTTTTGGCGATATTGGCAATAATTTGTTTTATGTTTTTTTATTCTGGGCACTGCTGTCGCTAGGCGTTATTTATGACTGGAAAAAAGTTTCTTTTTTAGATCTAATAATGACCGTTTCGTTACTTTTGGCGATTGTTATTGTCGCCGTTTTTGGTTTTATGCATTTTAGGGCCGCTAATATTACTTTAGTAAATTGGCAATATGTGTTTTTGCCCTGGGGGGTGATTTTTTATTCAATTGCCGGCGCTTCGGCCGTACCCGAGCTTAAAGAAATATTAGATAAAAACAAAAAAGGGATAAAGAAAGCAATTATTTTAGGAACAGTTCTGCCGATTATTTTTTATTTTGTTTTTAGCCTGGGCATTGTCGGCGCCAGCGGTGCTAAAACCAGCCCCGAAGGAATTATGGGCATGAAGGGAATATTTAGCCAAACCATTGTCGATTTAGCGGCGATTTTGGGAATTTTATGCGTGGCCACGTCATATCTGGTCATGGGCATTACCTTAAAAAAGATTTTTATTTATGATCTTAAAATAACCAAGGCTGTTTCACTGCTATTAGTGTGCCTTATTCCAATTGCCTTATTCTTGCTAGGCATGCAAAATTTTATTTGGATTTTGTCGTTTTTGGGTTTATGGCTGGGCGCCGGCGAAGGAATTTTACTTTTAACCATGCATCGCCGAGCCAAGGCCGCGGGTGATCGTAAACCGGAATATTCTTTAAATTTACCGACCTATGTTTATTATTTAATCGGTTCATTATTTATTATTGCGCCGATCTTAACTATCATTTTTGTTCAATACAAGTAA
- a CDS encoding ferritin family protein, whose translation MKQTILNLAKAFVGESQARNRYTFYSKIAKKEGYEQIGEIFLLTADQEREHASWLIKLINELKNGESEDLSEIKVEAGMPTTLGTTIENLKAAIGGENHEYTKMYPEFADLAEKEGLKEIAMRLRSIAKAEQHHEERYKKILEQLEAGKIFKKDKEVWWVCRECGYAHFGTQPPAKCPSCDHAQSFYQLKCEEF comes from the coding sequence ATGAAACAAACAATTCTAAATTTAGCTAAAGCCTTTGTCGGCGAAAGCCAGGCGCGCAATCGTTATACTTTTTATTCCAAGATTGCTAAGAAAGAAGGCTACGAACAAATCGGCGAGATTTTTCTATTAACCGCCGATCAAGAACGAGAGCATGCTAGCTGGCTGATTAAACTAATTAACGAGTTAAAAAACGGCGAGTCTGAAGATTTATCCGAAATAAAAGTTGAAGCCGGCATGCCGACGACGCTAGGTACGACCATCGAGAATCTAAAGGCGGCGATCGGCGGAGAAAATCACGAGTATACAAAAATGTATCCTGAATTTGCCGATTTAGCCGAAAAAGAAGGTTTAAAAGAGATTGCCATGAGGTTAAGGTCTATTGCCAAGGCCGAGCAGCACCACGAAGAAAGATATAAAAAGATTTTAGAACAATTGGAAGCCGGTAAGATTTTTAAGAAAGACAAGGAGGTTTGGTGGGTTTGCCGTGAATGCGGTTATGCTCACTTTGGCACTCAGCCTCCGGCAAAATGTCCATCATGTGATCATGCCCAATCGTTTTATCAGTTGAAGTGCGAAGAATTTTAG
- the uvrB gene encoding excinuclease ABC subunit UvrB, whose product MSLFKLESKYRPAGDQPEAIKKLVAGLKKGHDRQTLLGVTGSGKTFTAANVLSHFDQPVLVMAPNKTLAAQLYREYKNFFPHNSVNYFVSYYDYYQPEAYLPTSDTYIEKEAMINEEIDRLRHKATSALLSRRDVIIVASVSCIYNLGVPLNYLSATLHLEIGKPLTRGDLIRQLVRMHFERTSGVLARGLFRARGDIVEIMPASGEVVYYLELLDQKVNEIMLVDPTTRKIVNKLQDIVIFPPKHFISSEPQREQAIKDIRQELQERLKYFKQKKLYLEADRLGRRTKYDLEMLKTVGYCHGIENYSRHLSGKLAGEPPETLLSFFPKKNGWPDFLTIIDESHVAVPQIRGMYAGDRSRKEILVQYGWRLPSALDNRPLKFTEFEQRVGSVIFTSATPSDWEIKKSQQVVEQIIRPTGLIDPPVEVRKVFDKVHNHSQIEDLMDEIKKVVAKKERILVNTLTKKMAEDLTDFLTQKDYKAKFMHSDTKTLERTQILNEFRQGKFDVLVGVNLLREGLDLPEVTLVAILDADREGFLRSETSLIQTMGRASRNVSGRVILYANNITGSIKRAVSEVNRRREKQMAYNKKHHLVAKSVSRNIENLINLEEK is encoded by the coding sequence ATGTCTTTATTTAAATTAGAATCAAAGTATCGCCCGGCTGGTGATCAGCCGGAAGCGATAAAAAAACTAGTAGCTGGTTTAAAAAAGGGACATGACCGCCAGACGCTTTTGGGTGTGACTGGTTCAGGCAAAACTTTCACCGCGGCCAATGTCTTAAGCCATTTTGACCAGCCGGTTTTAGTTATGGCGCCGAATAAAACTTTAGCCGCTCAGCTTTATCGAGAATATAAAAATTTTTTTCCTCATAATTCGGTCAATTATTTTGTTTCTTATTACGATTATTATCAGCCCGAAGCTTATCTGCCGACTAGCGATACTTATATTGAGAAAGAGGCGATGATAAATGAAGAAATAGATCGTTTGCGCCACAAAGCTACTAGTGCTTTATTGTCCCGCCGCGACGTGATTATTGTCGCGTCGGTTTCTTGTATTTATAACTTAGGAGTGCCATTAAATTATTTGTCGGCGACTTTACATTTAGAAATCGGCAAGCCCTTAACGCGCGGCGATTTAATCAGACAATTAGTCAGAATGCATTTTGAGCGGACAAGCGGCGTTTTAGCGCGCGGATTATTTCGGGCTCGCGGCGATATCGTTGAGATAATGCCAGCCTCGGGCGAGGTAGTTTATTATTTAGAGTTATTAGATCAGAAGGTTAATGAAATAATGTTGGTTGATCCGACTACTAGAAAAATAGTCAATAAACTGCAAGATATTGTTATTTTTCCGCCCAAACATTTTATCAGCAGCGAACCGCAACGAGAACAAGCCATTAAAGATATTAGGCAGGAATTGCAAGAACGGCTAAAATATTTCAAACAGAAAAAATTGTATTTAGAAGCCGACCGTTTGGGACGGCGGACAAAATATGATTTAGAAATGCTTAAGACCGTGGGTTATTGTCATGGCATTGAAAATTACTCACGGCACTTGAGTGGTAAGCTGGCCGGCGAACCGCCGGAAACATTATTGTCATTTTTCCCCAAAAAAAACGGCTGGCCGGATTTTCTTACCATCATTGATGAGTCGCACGTGGCCGTGCCGCAGATTCGCGGTATGTATGCAGGCGACCGCAGCCGCAAGGAAATTTTAGTCCAATATGGTTGGCGCTTGCCGTCAGCGCTTGATAATCGGCCGTTAAAGTTTACTGAGTTTGAACAACGTGTCGGTTCGGTTATTTTTACTTCAGCTACGCCGAGCGATTGGGAGATAAAAAAATCTCAACAAGTGGTTGAACAAATTATCAGACCTACTGGCCTAATTGATCCGCCGGTTGAGGTGCGCAAGGTTTTCGATAAGGTCCACAACCACAGCCAGATAGAAGATTTAATGGATGAAATAAAAAAGGTTGTCGCTAAAAAAGAAAGAATTTTAGTTAATACTTTAACCAAAAAAATGGCCGAAGATTTGACAGATTTTTTGACACAAAAAGATTACAAGGCCAAGTTTATGCATTCGGATACCAAGACTTTGGAGCGGACGCAGATTTTAAATGAATTCCGCCAGGGCAAATTTGATGTTTTAGTTGGCGTGAATCTTTTGCGTGAAGGTCTTGATTTACCCGAAGTAACGCTGGTCGCGATTTTAGATGCTGACCGAGAAGGATTTTTGCGTAGTGAAACATCTCTTATTCAAACCATGGGCCGGGCCAGCCGCAATGTTAGCGGTCGCGTTATTTTGTATGCCAACAACATTACCGGTTCGATTAAGCGTGCCGTCAGCGAAGTTAACCGTCGACGGGAAAAACAAATGGCTTATAATAAAAAACACCACCTAGTAGCTAAGTCCGTTTCAAGAAATATTGAGAATTTAATTAATTTAGAAGAAAAATAA
- a CDS encoding FkbM family methyltransferase translates to MQLINLNYNQCDFKVLLRDEVDQSVFNEIFKIEEYRCAIDKIKQAKAPILDIGAHIGLFSLYCRALNPNVFIYAFEPEENNFKALEKINIDNNLRINLIRAAIGEKSGEGELVIAADNHNHHLAEQEAAPEQKFQKVKIYNLSDWRQANKITEIGLLKMDIEGGEYQIIDSLSIDDFKIIEAMVLEYHNDNWRDYRLIEEKLRSNGFSVKIFPSQFDKKMGFLWAINKR, encoded by the coding sequence ATGCAATTAATTAACTTAAATTATAATCAATGTGATTTTAAAGTATTATTGCGCGACGAAGTTGACCAGAGTGTTTTTAATGAGATATTTAAAATAGAAGAATATCGTTGCGCTATAGATAAAATAAAACAGGCCAAAGCGCCGATTTTAGATATCGGAGCCCACATTGGCCTGTTTAGTTTATATTGTCGGGCCTTAAACCCGAATGTTTTTATTTACGCCTTCGAGCCGGAAGAAAATAATTTTAAAGCGCTTGAAAAAATAAATATAGATAATAATTTACGGATTAATTTAATCAGAGCGGCGATAGGCGAGAAAAGTGGAGAAGGGGAATTGGTCATAGCAGCTGATAATCATAATCATCATTTAGCCGAGCAAGAAGCAGCTCCGGAGCAAAAATTTCAAAAGGTAAAAATATATAATTTGAGCGATTGGCGTCAAGCAAATAAAATTACCGAAATAGGTTTGTTAAAAATGGATATCGAAGGCGGCGAATATCAGATAATCGATAGTTTATCTATAGATGATTTTAAAATAATTGAAGCCATGGTTTTAGAGTATCATAATGATAATTGGCGCGATTATCGCTTAATAGAAGAAAAGTTAAGAAGTAATGGATTCAGCGTGAAAATTTTCCCTTCGCAATTTGACAAGAAGATGGGATTTTTATGGGCAATCAATAAAAGATAA